In Trifolium pratense cultivar HEN17-A07 linkage group LG7, ARS_RC_1.1, whole genome shotgun sequence, a genomic segment contains:
- the LOC123897682 gene encoding serine/arginine-rich splicing factor RS41-like isoform X2, producing the protein MSMLFLDGCASLHFFYRMCPSFSFLYFSRRNNLICPSLAILHSLSIHTFSFLMTFAQCSISDMFQHMNHDDFANVAGFAFIYMEDERDAEYAIRRLDQTEFGRKGRRIRVEWTKQERDNRRSGGDSKKSSTNTRPSKTLFIINFDPVHTRTRDLERHFDPYGKISNLRIRRNFAFIQFETQEEATKALEATNLSKFMDRVITVEYAIRDDDVKKDGYSPDRRGRGSPEGRYGRGRSPSPYRRGRGSPDYGRGSNPASRPEPRGSPKYERAESPVNGRYDSRSPPPRRSSPASRPEPRGSPKYERAESPNGRYDSRSPPPRDRSRSRSRS; encoded by the exons ATGTCCATGCTCTTCTTGGACGGATGTGCTTCTCTGCATTTCTTTTATAGAATGTGCCCCAGCTTCTCCTTCTTGTATTTTTCCAGAAGAAATAATCTGATCTGCCCTAGCCTTGCCATTCTGCATTCCCTCAGCATTCATACTTTTTCATTCCTCATGACTTTTGCTCAGTGTTCAATTTCCGACATGTTTCAACATATGAACCATGATGATTTCGCAAATGTGGCAG GTTTTGCTTTTATCTACATGGAAGACGAACGTGATGCTGAGTATGCAATCAGACGACTTGATCAAACTGAATTTGGTAGAAAGGGGCGCCGAATTCGTGTTGAGTGGACTAAG CAAGAACGCGACAACAGAAGGTCTGGTGGTGATTCAAAGAAATCTTCAACTAATACAAGACCATCAAAGACtttgtttattattaattttgatcCTGTTCACACCAGGACAAGGGATTTAGAGAGACACTTTGATCCCTATGggaaaatatcaaatttaaggATCAGAAGGAATTTTGCTTTTATCCAGTTTGAAACCCAGGAGGAAGCCACCAAAGCATTGGAAGCAACTAACCTGAG CAAGTTTATGGACCGTGTTATAACAGTTGAGTATGCTATAAGAGATGACGATGTCAAAAAGGATGGGTACAGTCCTGATAGAAGAGGTCGTGGTTCCCCTGAGGGTAGGTATGGTCGTGGCAGGTCCCCAAGTCCTTACCGCAGAGGTAGGGGTAGCCCGGATTATGGCCGTGGTTCAAATCCAGCTTCCAGACCAGAACCAAGAGGAAGCCCCAAGTATGAACGAGCTGAAAGCCCAGTGAATGGTAGATATGATAG CCGATCTCCACCACCTCGTAGATCAAGTCCAGCTTCCAGACCTGAACCAAGAGGAAGCCCCAAGTATGAACGAGCTGAGAGCCCAAATGGGAGATATGATAG CCGATCTCCCCCACCTCGTGATAGGTCGCGGTCACGGTCACGATCCTGA
- the LOC123897682 gene encoding serine/arginine-rich splicing factor RS40-like isoform X5, with protein MEDERDAEYAIRRLDQTEFGRKGRRIRVEWTKQERDNRRSGGDSKKSSTNTRPSKTLFIINFDPVHTRTRDLERHFDPYGKISNLRIRRNFAFIQFETQEEATKALEATNLSKFMDRVITVEYAIRDDDVKKDGYSPDRRGRGSPEGRYGRGRSPSPYRRGRGSPDYGRGSNPASRPEPRGSPKYERAESPVNGRYDRYDPSNFVFLGSAVYITLYFYNTFTVHVADLHHLVDQVQLPDLNQEEAPSMNELRAQMGDMIADLPHLVIGRGHGHDPEAAE; from the exons ATGGAAGACGAACGTGATGCTGAGTATGCAATCAGACGACTTGATCAAACTGAATTTGGTAGAAAGGGGCGCCGAATTCGTGTTGAGTGGACTAAG CAAGAACGCGACAACAGAAGGTCTGGTGGTGATTCAAAGAAATCTTCAACTAATACAAGACCATCAAAGACtttgtttattattaattttgatcCTGTTCACACCAGGACAAGGGATTTAGAGAGACACTTTGATCCCTATGggaaaatatcaaatttaaggATCAGAAGGAATTTTGCTTTTATCCAGTTTGAAACCCAGGAGGAAGCCACCAAAGCATTGGAAGCAACTAACCTGAG CAAGTTTATGGACCGTGTTATAACAGTTGAGTATGCTATAAGAGATGACGATGTCAAAAAGGATGGGTACAGTCCTGATAGAAGAGGTCGTGGTTCCCCTGAGGGTAGGTATGGTCGTGGCAGGTCCCCAAGTCCTTACCGCAGAGGTAGGGGTAGCCCGGATTATGGCCGTGGTTCAAATCCAGCTTCCAGACCAGAACCAAGAGGAAGCCCCAAGTATGAACGAGCTGAAAGCCCAGTGAATGGTAGATATGATAGGTATGATCCaagtaattttgtttttttgggtaGTGCTGTATACAtcacattatatttttacaatacTTTCACTGTTCATGTAGCCGATCTCCACCACCTCGTAGATCAAGTCCAGCTTCCAGACCTGAACCAAGAGGAAGCCCCAAGTATGAACGAGCTGAGAGCCCAAATGGGAGATATGATAG CCGATCTCCCCCACCTCGTGATAGGTCGCGGTCACGGTCACGATCCTGAGGCAGCTGAATAG
- the LOC123897682 gene encoding serine/arginine-rich splicing factor RS41-like isoform X6, giving the protein MNPHTQQFLCDRITWKVGMSMLFLDGCASLHFFYRMCPSFSFLYFSRRNNLICPSLAILHSLSIHTFSFLMTFAQCSISDMFQHMNHDDFANVAGFAFIYMEDERDAEYAIRRLDQTEFGRKGRRIRVEWTKQERDNRRSGGDSKKSSTNTRPSKTLFIINFDPVHTRTRDLERHFDPYGKISNLRIRRNFAFIQFETQEEATKALEATNLSKFMDRVITVEYAIRDDDVKKDGYSPDRRGRGSPEGRYGRGRSPSPYRRGRGSPDYGRGSNPASRPEPRGSPKYERAESPVNGRYDSRSPPPRRSSPASRPEPRGSPKYERAESPNGRYDSRSPPPRDRSRSRSRS; this is encoded by the exons ATGAACCCCCATACTCAACAATTTCTTTGTGACAGGATTACTTGGAAAGTTGGAATGTCCATGCTCTTCTTGGACGGATGTGCTTCTCTGCATTTCTTTTATAGAATGTGCCCCAGCTTCTCCTTCTTGTATTTTTCCAGAAGAAATAATCTGATCTGCCCTAGCCTTGCCATTCTGCATTCCCTCAGCATTCATACTTTTTCATTCCTCATGACTTTTGCTCAGTGTTCAATTTCCGACATGTTTCAACATATGAACCATGATGATTTCGCAAATGTGGCAG GTTTTGCTTTTATCTACATGGAAGACGAACGTGATGCTGAGTATGCAATCAGACGACTTGATCAAACTGAATTTGGTAGAAAGGGGCGCCGAATTCGTGTTGAGTGGACTAAG CAAGAACGCGACAACAGAAGGTCTGGTGGTGATTCAAAGAAATCTTCAACTAATACAAGACCATCAAAGACtttgtttattattaattttgatcCTGTTCACACCAGGACAAGGGATTTAGAGAGACACTTTGATCCCTATGggaaaatatcaaatttaaggATCAGAAGGAATTTTGCTTTTATCCAGTTTGAAACCCAGGAGGAAGCCACCAAAGCATTGGAAGCAACTAACCTGAG CAAGTTTATGGACCGTGTTATAACAGTTGAGTATGCTATAAGAGATGACGATGTCAAAAAGGATGGGTACAGTCCTGATAGAAGAGGTCGTGGTTCCCCTGAGGGTAGGTATGGTCGTGGCAGGTCCCCAAGTCCTTACCGCAGAGGTAGGGGTAGCCCGGATTATGGCCGTGGTTCAAATCCAGCTTCCAGACCAGAACCAAGAGGAAGCCCCAAGTATGAACGAGCTGAAAGCCCAGTGAATGGTAGATATGATAG CCGATCTCCACCACCTCGTAGATCAAGTCCAGCTTCCAGACCTGAACCAAGAGGAAGCCCCAAGTATGAACGAGCTGAGAGCCCAAATGGGAGATATGATAG CCGATCTCCCCCACCTCGTGATAGGTCGCGGTCACGGTCACGATCCTGA
- the LOC123897682 gene encoding serine/arginine-rich splicing factor RS40-like isoform X3, with translation MKPIFCGNLDFDARQSDVERLFRKYGKIDRVDLKSGFAFIYMEDERDAEYAIRRLDQTEFGRKGRRIRVEWTKQERDNRRSGGDSKKSSTNTRPSKTLFIINFDPVHTRTRDLERHFDPYGKISNLRIRRNFAFIQFETQEEATKALEATNLSKFMDRVITVEYAIRDDDVKKDGYSPDRRGRGSPEGRYGRGRSPSPYRRGRGSPDYGRGSNPASRPEPRGSPKYERAESPVNGRYDRYDPSNFVFLGSAVYITLYFYNTFTVHVADLHHLVDQVQLPDLNQEEAPSMNELRAQMGDMIADLPHLVIGRGHGHDPEAAE, from the exons ATGAAGCCTATCTTTTGCGGAAATCTGGATTTCGACGCAAGACAATCTGATGTTGAGAGGCTTTTCAGAAAATACGGGAAGATTGATAGAGTGGACTTGAAGTCCG GTTTTGCTTTTATCTACATGGAAGACGAACGTGATGCTGAGTATGCAATCAGACGACTTGATCAAACTGAATTTGGTAGAAAGGGGCGCCGAATTCGTGTTGAGTGGACTAAG CAAGAACGCGACAACAGAAGGTCTGGTGGTGATTCAAAGAAATCTTCAACTAATACAAGACCATCAAAGACtttgtttattattaattttgatcCTGTTCACACCAGGACAAGGGATTTAGAGAGACACTTTGATCCCTATGggaaaatatcaaatttaaggATCAGAAGGAATTTTGCTTTTATCCAGTTTGAAACCCAGGAGGAAGCCACCAAAGCATTGGAAGCAACTAACCTGAG CAAGTTTATGGACCGTGTTATAACAGTTGAGTATGCTATAAGAGATGACGATGTCAAAAAGGATGGGTACAGTCCTGATAGAAGAGGTCGTGGTTCCCCTGAGGGTAGGTATGGTCGTGGCAGGTCCCCAAGTCCTTACCGCAGAGGTAGGGGTAGCCCGGATTATGGCCGTGGTTCAAATCCAGCTTCCAGACCAGAACCAAGAGGAAGCCCCAAGTATGAACGAGCTGAAAGCCCAGTGAATGGTAGATATGATAGGTATGATCCaagtaattttgtttttttgggtaGTGCTGTATACAtcacattatatttttacaatacTTTCACTGTTCATGTAGCCGATCTCCACCACCTCGTAGATCAAGTCCAGCTTCCAGACCTGAACCAAGAGGAAGCCCCAAGTATGAACGAGCTGAGAGCCCAAATGGGAGATATGATAG CCGATCTCCCCCACCTCGTGATAGGTCGCGGTCACGGTCACGATCCTGAGGCAGCTGAATAG
- the LOC123897682 gene encoding serine/arginine-rich splicing factor RS41-like isoform X4: MKPIFCGNLDFDARQSDVERLFRKYGKIDRVDLKSGFAFIYMEDERDAEYAIRRLDQTEFGRKGRRIRVEWTKQERDNRRSGGDSKKSSTNTRPSKTLFIINFDPVHTRTRDLERHFDPYGKISNLRIRRNFAFIQFETQEEATKALEATNLSKFMDRVITVEYAIRDDDVKKDGYSPDRRGRGSPEGRYGRGRSPSPYRRGRGSPDYGRGSNPASRPEPRGSPKYERAESPVNGRYDSRSPPPRRSSPASRPEPRGSPKYERAESPNGRYDSRSPPPRDRSRSRSRS, translated from the exons ATGAAGCCTATCTTTTGCGGAAATCTGGATTTCGACGCAAGACAATCTGATGTTGAGAGGCTTTTCAGAAAATACGGGAAGATTGATAGAGTGGACTTGAAGTCCG GTTTTGCTTTTATCTACATGGAAGACGAACGTGATGCTGAGTATGCAATCAGACGACTTGATCAAACTGAATTTGGTAGAAAGGGGCGCCGAATTCGTGTTGAGTGGACTAAG CAAGAACGCGACAACAGAAGGTCTGGTGGTGATTCAAAGAAATCTTCAACTAATACAAGACCATCAAAGACtttgtttattattaattttgatcCTGTTCACACCAGGACAAGGGATTTAGAGAGACACTTTGATCCCTATGggaaaatatcaaatttaaggATCAGAAGGAATTTTGCTTTTATCCAGTTTGAAACCCAGGAGGAAGCCACCAAAGCATTGGAAGCAACTAACCTGAG CAAGTTTATGGACCGTGTTATAACAGTTGAGTATGCTATAAGAGATGACGATGTCAAAAAGGATGGGTACAGTCCTGATAGAAGAGGTCGTGGTTCCCCTGAGGGTAGGTATGGTCGTGGCAGGTCCCCAAGTCCTTACCGCAGAGGTAGGGGTAGCCCGGATTATGGCCGTGGTTCAAATCCAGCTTCCAGACCAGAACCAAGAGGAAGCCCCAAGTATGAACGAGCTGAAAGCCCAGTGAATGGTAGATATGATAG CCGATCTCCACCACCTCGTAGATCAAGTCCAGCTTCCAGACCTGAACCAAGAGGAAGCCCCAAGTATGAACGAGCTGAGAGCCCAAATGGGAGATATGATAG CCGATCTCCCCCACCTCGTGATAGGTCGCGGTCACGGTCACGATCCTGA
- the LOC123897682 gene encoding serine/arginine-rich splicing factor RS40-like isoform X1, translating to MSMLFLDGCASLHFFYRMCPSFSFLYFSRRNNLICPSLAILHSLSIHTFSFLMTFAQCSISDMFQHMNHDDFANVAGFAFIYMEDERDAEYAIRRLDQTEFGRKGRRIRVEWTKQERDNRRSGGDSKKSSTNTRPSKTLFIINFDPVHTRTRDLERHFDPYGKISNLRIRRNFAFIQFETQEEATKALEATNLSKFMDRVITVEYAIRDDDVKKDGYSPDRRGRGSPEGRYGRGRSPSPYRRGRGSPDYGRGSNPASRPEPRGSPKYERAESPVNGRYDRYDPSNFVFLGSAVYITLYFYNTFTVHVADLHHLVDQVQLPDLNQEEAPSMNELRAQMGDMIADLPHLVIGRGHGHDPEAAE from the exons ATGTCCATGCTCTTCTTGGACGGATGTGCTTCTCTGCATTTCTTTTATAGAATGTGCCCCAGCTTCTCCTTCTTGTATTTTTCCAGAAGAAATAATCTGATCTGCCCTAGCCTTGCCATTCTGCATTCCCTCAGCATTCATACTTTTTCATTCCTCATGACTTTTGCTCAGTGTTCAATTTCCGACATGTTTCAACATATGAACCATGATGATTTCGCAAATGTGGCAG GTTTTGCTTTTATCTACATGGAAGACGAACGTGATGCTGAGTATGCAATCAGACGACTTGATCAAACTGAATTTGGTAGAAAGGGGCGCCGAATTCGTGTTGAGTGGACTAAG CAAGAACGCGACAACAGAAGGTCTGGTGGTGATTCAAAGAAATCTTCAACTAATACAAGACCATCAAAGACtttgtttattattaattttgatcCTGTTCACACCAGGACAAGGGATTTAGAGAGACACTTTGATCCCTATGggaaaatatcaaatttaaggATCAGAAGGAATTTTGCTTTTATCCAGTTTGAAACCCAGGAGGAAGCCACCAAAGCATTGGAAGCAACTAACCTGAG CAAGTTTATGGACCGTGTTATAACAGTTGAGTATGCTATAAGAGATGACGATGTCAAAAAGGATGGGTACAGTCCTGATAGAAGAGGTCGTGGTTCCCCTGAGGGTAGGTATGGTCGTGGCAGGTCCCCAAGTCCTTACCGCAGAGGTAGGGGTAGCCCGGATTATGGCCGTGGTTCAAATCCAGCTTCCAGACCAGAACCAAGAGGAAGCCCCAAGTATGAACGAGCTGAAAGCCCAGTGAATGGTAGATATGATAGGTATGATCCaagtaattttgtttttttgggtaGTGCTGTATACAtcacattatatttttacaatacTTTCACTGTTCATGTAGCCGATCTCCACCACCTCGTAGATCAAGTCCAGCTTCCAGACCTGAACCAAGAGGAAGCCCCAAGTATGAACGAGCTGAGAGCCCAAATGGGAGATATGATAG CCGATCTCCCCCACCTCGTGATAGGTCGCGGTCACGGTCACGATCCTGAGGCAGCTGAATAG